A region from the Anaeromusa acidaminophila DSM 3853 genome encodes:
- the zapA gene encoding cell division protein ZapA, whose product MDKNKCKVTVEIFGEAYTLKGDMEAEAVRKIAATVDQKMRQLARSNPRLSVAKVAVLTALNLAEEFGKLEQDYQELMELLDDDKR is encoded by the coding sequence ATGGATAAAAACAAGTGCAAAGTGACGGTGGAAATTTTTGGCGAAGCCTATACTCTGAAAGGGGATATGGAAGCGGAAGCCGTGCGGAAGATTGCAGCAACAGTTGACCAGAAAATGCGTCAGCTGGCGCGCAGTAATCCTCGGCTGTCCGTAGCCAAAGTAGCAGTATTGACGGCGCTGAATCTGGCGGAAGAGTTTGGCAAGCTGGAGCAGGACTATCAGGAATTGATGGAACTGCTTGATGACGACAAGCGATAA
- a CDS encoding DUF441 domain-containing protein has protein sequence MLESSIPLLIILFLALFGSNYSVFIAALILLLIKWLGFEAWLAPVETHGISVGITILTMAILVPIAQGKLTTSMLLDAFKSPVGLVAIAVGIWVSHLAAQGIPFMRETPEAVSALIVGTIAGVCIFHGLAVGPLIAGGLVSLIISLAGFFKI, from the coding sequence ATGTTAGAATCTAGTATTCCTCTGCTCATTATTCTTTTTTTAGCTCTCTTCGGCAGCAATTACAGTGTCTTTATCGCTGCTTTGATTTTACTGTTAATCAAGTGGCTGGGCTTCGAAGCCTGGCTGGCTCCAGTGGAAACACATGGCATATCTGTAGGAATTACCATTTTGACGATGGCGATTTTAGTTCCCATCGCTCAAGGAAAACTAACAACTTCCATGCTTTTGGACGCATTTAAGTCACCAGTAGGCCTTGTGGCTATTGCCGTAGGTATCTGGGTGTCGCACCTGGCAGCGCAAGGAATTCCGTTTATGAGGGAAACGCCGGAAGCCGTCAGCGCCCTAATCGTCGGCACCATCGCCGGTGTCTGTATCTTTCATGGTCTAGCCGTCGGCCCCTTGATTGCCGGCGGTTTAGTCTCTTTGATTATCAGTCTGGCCGGATTTTTCAAGATCTAA
- a CDS encoding DUF3656 domain-containing U32 family peptidase has translation MVCELLAPAGSVEAFHAAVENGADAVYLSGKSFGARAYAPNFSDEELIEAVRYAHLRNVKVYVTVNTLVDDSETKLLQEYLRFLYECEIDAVLVQDLGVTAVARDCVPNLPLHASTQMTVHNAAGVRFLKDLGFTRVVVSREMSLAELQQCVQEGGAEIEAFVHGALCISYSGQCLMSSLIGGRSGNRGRCAQPCRLNYRLETEEGAVSQEVGEYLLSPKDLNTLELVPQLLAAGVHSLKIEGRMKRPEYVAVVVAAYRQALDAALRGEALALEPLQRDLEQIFNRDFTTAYLEGRPGRTMMSDRRPNNRGLRVGRIVAYDYAKREGCLKLEQPLRQGDILDIWVKVGGRVNLTMQEMYVNGNLVEEAEPGAIVAIPNMPPVGMNDRAFKVFDAQLMLKARSSFAKEQRKVPVTAVVEAVLGQPLRLTLRDDEGHEGTGETDFLAEPARKHALQIDSVRKQVDRLGNTPFTLQNLEFRAQGELMVPVSEQNEMRRRAVEALEEARLVSYRRPSLPKEPCSLAFKAEKRIAKDQWPEKICVQCSELSQVQAALAGGASCILFGGEDFVKPAPGPEEYAAVCRVVQEAGKELWLGTPRIVREWQLPRWEQVFAFAASQEAAGVYLANLGLWELCRKKTPGLAFWADAPLSQFNSQTLAFWAEQGAVGATLSPELTFEQIRKLHWPETLAGECLVHGRLTMMVSEFCPLGSYIGELHTGTCSQPCRQKEAYYLRDRKEERFPIFTDSSCRSYIFNAKELDLRGNLTQFRQTGVTQLRLDGRLYRPEELRRLTADYCRELLALQKGMVVPPPAVKPGATRGHYFRGVMMHDQ, from the coding sequence ATGGTATGCGAATTATTAGCTCCTGCGGGGAGCGTTGAAGCATTTCACGCTGCTGTGGAAAACGGAGCCGATGCGGTATATTTATCGGGGAAATCTTTTGGGGCTAGAGCCTATGCGCCTAATTTTTCGGATGAGGAATTAATTGAAGCAGTACGATATGCTCATTTGCGGAATGTTAAAGTATATGTAACCGTTAATACATTGGTAGATGACAGTGAAACGAAACTATTGCAGGAATATTTGCGCTTTTTATATGAATGCGAAATTGATGCAGTTTTGGTTCAAGATTTAGGGGTAACGGCAGTAGCTCGCGACTGTGTGCCAAATCTGCCGTTGCATGCCAGTACGCAGATGACCGTGCACAATGCTGCAGGCGTGCGTTTCTTGAAGGATCTTGGCTTTACCAGAGTCGTAGTCTCACGGGAAATGTCTCTTGCGGAACTGCAGCAATGTGTCCAAGAAGGGGGCGCGGAAATTGAAGCCTTTGTTCATGGCGCTCTTTGCATTTCTTATTCCGGTCAATGTTTAATGAGTAGTCTTATTGGCGGACGCAGCGGCAACCGGGGGCGTTGCGCACAGCCTTGCCGGCTCAATTATCGTTTGGAAACGGAAGAAGGAGCTGTAAGTCAGGAGGTTGGCGAATATCTTTTAAGTCCCAAGGACTTGAATACCTTGGAACTAGTGCCGCAATTACTGGCAGCTGGCGTTCATTCCTTGAAAATTGAAGGACGCATGAAGCGGCCGGAGTATGTGGCCGTAGTAGTCGCTGCCTACCGTCAGGCGTTAGATGCGGCATTGCGCGGTGAAGCCTTGGCTTTGGAACCGTTACAACGGGATTTGGAGCAGATCTTTAATCGTGATTTTACTACCGCTTATTTAGAAGGGCGTCCGGGACGAACCATGATGAGCGATCGCCGGCCTAATAATCGCGGCTTGCGGGTGGGGCGTATTGTCGCTTATGACTATGCCAAGAGGGAAGGTTGTTTAAAGCTGGAGCAGCCTCTGCGGCAGGGGGATATTCTTGATATTTGGGTCAAAGTAGGCGGCCGTGTCAATCTTACAATGCAAGAAATGTATGTAAACGGAAATTTGGTAGAAGAAGCCGAACCTGGCGCTATAGTGGCCATTCCCAATATGCCGCCGGTGGGGATGAATGACCGGGCGTTTAAGGTGTTTGACGCACAATTGATGTTAAAAGCGCGCAGCTCCTTTGCCAAAGAACAGCGCAAGGTACCGGTGACAGCGGTAGTAGAGGCGGTGCTAGGGCAGCCGCTGCGCTTGACTTTGCGAGATGACGAGGGGCATGAAGGTACTGGCGAAACTGATTTTTTGGCGGAACCAGCAAGAAAGCATGCTTTGCAAATTGATTCTGTACGCAAACAAGTGGATCGTCTAGGTAACACCCCTTTCACTCTGCAAAATTTAGAATTTAGGGCGCAGGGCGAGCTGATGGTGCCTGTAAGCGAACAAAACGAGATGCGTCGCCGCGCGGTAGAAGCGTTGGAAGAAGCCAGGCTGGTTTCCTATCGCCGGCCTTCTCTTCCCAAGGAGCCATGCAGTTTAGCTTTCAAGGCCGAAAAGCGCATCGCGAAGGATCAATGGCCGGAAAAAATTTGCGTACAGTGCAGCGAGCTGTCGCAAGTTCAAGCGGCTTTGGCTGGAGGCGCTTCTTGCATTCTTTTTGGGGGTGAAGACTTTGTAAAACCGGCGCCTGGGCCGGAGGAATACGCTGCTGTTTGTCGTGTTGTCCAGGAAGCAGGAAAAGAGCTTTGGCTGGGAACGCCGCGTATTGTCCGAGAATGGCAGCTGCCTCGTTGGGAACAGGTTTTCGCGTTTGCAGCGTCGCAAGAAGCAGCTGGCGTATATCTGGCTAACTTAGGTTTATGGGAGTTGTGCCGTAAAAAAACGCCGGGACTTGCTTTTTGGGCGGATGCGCCGCTGAGTCAGTTTAATTCGCAAACTCTTGCTTTTTGGGCGGAACAGGGGGCGGTAGGGGCGACGTTATCGCCGGAATTGACCTTTGAGCAAATTCGAAAGCTTCATTGGCCGGAGACGTTGGCTGGCGAATGTTTAGTGCATGGCCGTTTAACCATGATGGTTTCCGAGTTTTGTCCTTTAGGTTCTTATATTGGCGAGCTGCATACCGGGACCTGCAGCCAGCCTTGCCGCCAAAAAGAAGCTTACTATTTACGTGACCGGAAAGAAGAGCGATTCCCGATTTTTACAGATAGCAGCTGCCGTAGTTATATTTTTAATGCCAAAGAGCTGGATTTGCGTGGCAATCTGACGCAGTTCCGCCAGACCGGGGTAACGCAATTGCGTTTGGATGGGCGGTTGTATCGTCCGGAGGAGCTGCGGCGATTG